GAATTAAAATAATCTCTAAATTCTCCCTGAGAATACCCTGTTCTGTATATTTAATAGATTGAATTTCTTCTGCTAAATTTTCAAAATCAAGATTTTCAAGTTGATTTTCTTTTAGGCAGTTAGCGACTGCCTCTAACCACAGATTAAAATCCTGTTCATAAAGAAGATTGGCATTGATTTTTAAAGTCATTTTAATTATCTTTTTGGCTATTTTGGTAAAAATTCTTGATCAAGAATCTCTTCTTTCAAGAACGGATTTAGGGCGGGAAATCGACTGATGTCAATACTGGTTTCAATGCTGGCTTCTTTCCTGGCTCGCCCATAGGCTTCATCAAGTACTAAATCAAAATGACGTTTGAGACTGGGGCTTTCTTTAAGCTGCTTAAGAATCCTTTCTCTGTGTTCGTCAATGCTCAACCTCCAGCTATTGGATTGTTTATGGGGTTGGTATTTCCATTTAAGCAAGTGCATTAACAAAATCTCCAAATTACGCTTTAGAGACTTTTTTTGACTCCGCCCCATATCTTCAATTTCTTTAATTAAATTTTGACAGTCTAGTTGATCCAACCGACGTTCCTTGAGTAGATCCGCCATGGTTTTTGCCCATAGACACCGGTCTTGCTGATAAAGATTTTTGGTATTCATCTGAGTGACCATCCGTTTTGCCTCATATTTGCCCGATGGGTAGGGGAACAAATAACCGATTAACGTTTGCCCCCTAATGCCGATTCTAAACAGATTTAGCAATTACCTCCGGAGATGGGGAAACACCATGGTTGTTACCGTTAATTTCCCCACCCAGAGAACGTTTCGCCAGATATTCGTACATGGCCCAGCGAGTGTTCACATCCCCTTGAGCTAACTTCATTAAGCGTTTGGCCTCCTCTGGTTGACTGCGGGTGAGCATGGCAAAGCGATTTTCCGAATAGACCGTTTTGTCAATGGCTACTTTTGGCGATCCCATATCCAATTGCAGGGGATTTTTACCTTCATCCGCCAACAAAGGGTTATAGCGGTAGAGCAACCAACGACCGCTGTCCACCAACTCTTTTTGATGGTTCATCGCGGTGGTCATATTAATGCCGTGGGCAATGCAGTGGGAGTAGGCAATAATTAACGAGACACCGGGATAGGCTTCCGCTTCCATAAAGGCTTTAATGGACTGCTCATTTTTGGCTCCCATGGCGATACTGGCCACATAGACGTTGCCGTAGGTCATGGCCATTAAGCCCAAATCTTTTTTGGGAGAGGGTTTACCCCCAGCGGCGAATTTAGCTACAGCGGCCCGGGGAGTGGCTTTGGAGGCTTGGCCCCCGGTGTTGGAATAGACTTCCGTATCCATCACCAAGATATTGACATTACGCCCACTGGCGAGGACGTGATCCAAACCGCCGTACCCAATGTCGTAGGCCCAGCCATCGCCACC
The genomic region above belongs to Synechocystis sp. PCC 6803 substr. PCC-P and contains:
- a CDS encoding DUF29 domain-containing protein — its product is MVTQMNTKNLYQQDRCLWAKTMADLLKERRLDQLDCQNLIKEIEDMGRSQKKSLKRNLEILLMHLLKWKYQPHKQSNSWRLSIDEHRERILKQLKESPSLKRHFDLVLDEAYGRARKEASIETSIDISRFPALNPFLKEEILDQEFLPK